The genomic stretch gataaaatggttggatggcatcacagacttgatggacatgagtttgagtaagttctgagagttggtgatggacagggaagcctggcatgctgtcgtccatggggtcacacgtgactgagagactgaactgaacagaattgaCCACAAGcccataggtttatttctgggctctcctgTTCCACGGATCcatgtgtctatttttgtgccagtattaCACTGATTGGATTACTGTAGTTTTCTgttatagtctgaaatcagggaacCCGATTCCTCTAGTTCTGGTCTTCTTCCTTAAGATTGTTTTGGCGATTCAGGGTCTTTCATCTTtccatacaaaatttaaaattgtttgttttaGTACTGTGGAAAGTGCCCTGATATTTtcataggaattgcattgaatatgtGGATTGCCTTTGATAGCAtggttttttaaagaatatcaattcttccaatccataaacaagGTAAGCCTTTCCTTCTGTTTGTATTAGCTTCAATTTCTTTGATCAGGGTCTTATTCTTTCTAAGTACAGGTCTTTCACCACCTTAGGTACctttattcctaggtgttttatctctctctctttttattctttttctctcactCTGGTGGTTTTTCAGCAATAAGAGTGATCATTTTTTGAGAAATAACCACTATAAATCATTAATCAATTCCAGATGGTGTGGTATTTGGGGGACCTAAATAatgtttaagaaaacaatttaaaatttgcaaaatgttaaatatttttagtaagtATTCCTATTTCTGTTTGTGTTCTGTATTTGGCAAATGGGATTTTGTCGTTCTCTTCATAGTGATCATTGGCTTTGATAAGTTTTGGAGATAATAGCTGGTCAACTAATTCCTATGATTTTCAGGAGCACTCTGCTGAGGAAGTCAGGAGTTTCTGCTCATGGGACTGTAGGTCAATCAGAAGGAAAAGATTCTGTGTTGGAGTAAAATGTCTACCAAGTGACCTGAGTCACTCTGATGTCTGAAAGAGCTTGAGTTATGGAGGTCAGTCAGACTCTTTCAGGAAGCTCTAACTGATTATTACATTTTTCAACTTAGATGACTTTGGTGACATCTTTGAAACTTCGCATGCATCAATAGTAGACATAAATCAGCTGAGGTGAATAGATAACTGTCTCCTTCACGGGGCAGTGTTCAAAGATTTTTCTGGTGGAAGTCGTGGAAAGTTTAAAGATACCACTGAGTTTGACTGACTGTGTGGTTAAACGTGGGGGAGGGGCggtgggagttgggggtggaGCATCCAGTGTCACGTGGCATGGGCTGCCATAGTAACAGGCCTCCTGTCCTGCATTTTATCCAATCAGATATGGACAGTGTTTGTGACGTCAGGGCGAGCAGGGCCTATAAACTCCGCAAACTGCCTTCAACCCCCGCATGTCCTTTCCTCTGAGTAGTGGGGACTGGTGGCTCCGACATGGCTCAACCATCCTCTGACAAATCTGAGGAAGACCCTGGCACCAACGAAGCTGGAACCTCCAAAATAGAGCCCTCTGAAACAGAAACCTCAGAATCGGAGCCCTCCGAACCGGAGCCCTATGATGCTAAGCCAAAGAAGGTGAAACGGAAGACAGCTAAGGGCCGCCGCTGCCATCAGGACAACTTTGCAAGCTTCGCCACCTATTTCCCCAGGGTGCTGAGGCAAGTGCACACCGGCCTGAGTCTCTCTC from Bubalus bubalis isolate 160015118507 breed Murrah chromosome X, NDDB_SH_1, whole genome shotgun sequence encodes the following:
- the LOC102400427 gene encoding late histone H2B.L4-like; the encoded protein is MAQPSSDKSEEDPGTNEAGTSKIEPSETETSESEPSEPEPYDAKPKKVKRKTAKGRRCHQDNFASFATYFPRVLRQVHTGLSLSHEAMNVLDSFVKDMFEQIAKEAGSLAHSNKHCTITSGDIQRAVRLLLPGEIGKYAVSEATKSVIRYNTHR